The genomic stretch TATTAAGAATTGGATTTTTCTTTGTTTTAGTATCCACTTCAATATCAATTCCTTCCGGAGGCATAAAATAAATTGGGTGTGAATAACCCAGGTTCAATTCAAGAACACCGCCAGAAAAAGCAGCACGATAACCTACACCGATAATTTCGAGTTGCTTTTTATAGCCCTCAGAAACTCCTTTAACCATATTGTCAATTAAAGAGCGGTAGAGACCGTGGAGCGATTTATGTTCTTTCGAATCGCTGCTGCGAGATACAATAATCTCACTTTCTGTAGTTTCTACTTTAATTTCAGGATGTATACGCAGTGTACCGGTTCCTTTTTCGCCTTTAACAGTAGCTACGTTATCGGCATCAATAGAAAACTCAACGTTTTTCAGTAATGGAACGGGCTGCTTACCTATTCTGGACATAACTTTTCTCTAATTCTTTTATTAGTAAACAGTGCAGAGAATTTCTCCGCCTACATTTAGTTTACGAGCTTCTTTGTCTGTCATTACACCTCTTGAAGTTGATACAATTACAACTCCCAGACCATTGTAAGATCTCGGTATATTGTCAGATGAACTGTACTTTCTTAATCCCGGCTTGGATACACGTTTCATCTCGCGAATTACAGGCTTTCCATAGGCATCATACTTCAAGAAGATCCTGATAATACCTTGTTTGCCATCTTCGATATCGATGAACCTATTCACGTAACCTTTATCCACAAGAATCTTTGTCATTGCCCGTTTAATTTTCGAAGCGGGAATGTCAACGCGTCTGTGGCCGGCACGCTGTGCATTTCTAATGCGTGTTAAAAAATCTGATATTGTGTCGCTTTGCATAATTTAAAATCTCCAGTTTACCAACTTGCTTTACGAATGCCGGGAATTTTACCATTTAAAGCAAGTTCACGGAATTTAATTCTTGATACGCCATACTTGCTTATATAACCTCTTGAACGTCCTGTAATTGAGCAACGATTTCTTACTCTTGTAGGACTTGCATCGCGAGGCAGTTTTTGCAACGCTTCGTAGTCGCCTGCTTCTTTAAGCTGACGTCTTTTCTCGGCGTATTTTTCTACTGTTCGTTTACGTTTTTCGTTTCTCGCTATCCAGGATTTTTTAGCCATTATCGAACCTTGTCTTAGTATTAAATTATTTTTTGAATGGCATTCCAAAGTGCTTCAAAAGCGTAAACGCCTCTTCATCACTTTCAGCTGAAGTAACAAACGTTACGTCCATACCATGCACTAATTTTGCCTTATCAACATCAATTTCAGGGAAAATGGTATGTTCTTTAATACCCATCGTGTAATTTCCTCTGCCATCAAAACTTTTATTTGGAACACCCTGAAAGTCTCGGGTTCTGGGCAGCGCCAAGTTAATGAGCCTGTCGAGGAATTCATACATTATTTT from Rhodohalobacter barkolensis encodes the following:
- the rplF gene encoding 50S ribosomal protein L6, which gives rise to MSRIGKQPVPLLKNVEFSIDADNVATVKGEKGTGTLRIHPEIKVETTESEIIVSRSSDSKEHKSLHGLYRSLIDNMVKGVSEGYKKQLEIIGVGYRAAFSGGVLELNLGYSHPIYFMPPEGIDIEVDTKTKKNPILNISGVNKELVGQVAAKIRSLRKPEPYKGKGIRYVDEYVRRKAGKSAAK
- the rpsH gene encoding 30S ribosomal protein S8, giving the protein MQSDTISDFLTRIRNAQRAGHRRVDIPASKIKRAMTKILVDKGYVNRFIDIEDGKQGIIRIFLKYDAYGKPVIREMKRVSKPGLRKYSSSDNIPRSYNGLGVVIVSTSRGVMTDKEARKLNVGGEILCTVY
- the rpsN gene encoding 30S ribosomal protein S14, whose translation is MAKKSWIARNEKRKRTVEKYAEKRRQLKEAGDYEALQKLPRDASPTRVRNRCSITGRSRGYISKYGVSRIKFRELALNGKIPGIRKASW